One stretch of Candidatus Eremiobacterota bacterium DNA includes these proteins:
- a CDS encoding TldD/PmbA family protein, translating to MADPRDEALALAQSALAFAQAAGATDADATVSVAERFACEARGEEVTKLERSRGRSLHLRAFVGQRHTELTTTDLSRDGIEALVRRAVGAAAFVGEDPYAGLPDTVESDGVCDHDLLTVADDVAERSDDAKIDEALGMERAVREADVRIGNSDGSRVRDAQVAVALANTRGFRGVTHGTQVSRAAAPVALDGDDKRIGQYGTAARGWATAESAPAVALHAVHRALALIGARKPATMRVPVIFERDAAAAVLADLFAALSASNVALGNSWLAERMGEQIGNERVTLIDDGRLRGGLGSAPFDGEGTPTRETVAVANGVLQTYLSDVYWGRRLGIPSTGNAGHGSVEANNFFLVPGTGTLDDRVASTERGVLVLDTIGFATEYASGTYSRGARGIYIEDGAPQYAIDEFTVASTFQDMLQNVDGIAGDLRFDGTIVSPSFRIAEMTISGT from the coding sequence GTGGCTGATCCGCGCGACGAAGCGCTCGCGCTGGCGCAGAGCGCGCTCGCGTTCGCCCAAGCGGCGGGCGCGACCGACGCCGACGCGACCGTCTCGGTCGCCGAGCGGTTCGCGTGCGAAGCGCGCGGCGAGGAGGTCACGAAGCTCGAGCGCTCGCGCGGGCGCTCGCTGCACCTGCGCGCCTTCGTCGGGCAGCGCCACACCGAGCTGACGACGACCGACCTCTCGCGCGACGGCATCGAGGCGCTGGTGCGGCGCGCGGTCGGCGCGGCGGCGTTCGTCGGCGAAGACCCGTACGCGGGCTTGCCGGATACGGTCGAATCGGACGGCGTCTGCGATCACGACCTGCTGACCGTCGCCGACGACGTGGCGGAACGCTCCGATGATGCGAAGATCGACGAAGCGCTCGGGATGGAGCGCGCGGTGCGCGAGGCCGACGTGCGAATCGGCAACTCCGACGGCTCGCGCGTGCGCGACGCGCAGGTCGCAGTGGCGCTGGCGAACACGCGCGGGTTCCGCGGCGTGACGCACGGGACGCAGGTCTCGCGCGCGGCGGCGCCGGTCGCGCTCGACGGCGACGACAAGCGGATCGGCCAGTACGGAACCGCCGCGCGCGGCTGGGCGACCGCGGAGAGCGCGCCGGCCGTCGCGCTGCACGCCGTGCACCGGGCGCTCGCACTGATCGGCGCGCGCAAGCCCGCGACGATGCGCGTTCCAGTCATCTTCGAGCGCGACGCCGCCGCGGCGGTGTTGGCCGACCTGTTCGCGGCGCTCAGCGCGTCGAACGTCGCGCTCGGCAACTCGTGGCTCGCCGAACGGATGGGCGAGCAGATCGGCAACGAGCGCGTCACGCTGATCGACGACGGACGGCTGCGCGGCGGCCTCGGCAGCGCGCCGTTCGACGGCGAAGGGACGCCGACGCGCGAGACGGTCGCGGTCGCGAACGGCGTGCTGCAGACGTATCTGAGCGACGTCTACTGGGGCCGCCGCCTCGGCATCCCCTCGACCGGAAACGCCGGGCACGGCAGCGTCGAGGCGAACAACTTCTTCCTGGTTCCCGGCACCGGGACGCTCGACGATCGGGTCGCCTCGACCGAGCGCGGCGTGCTCGTCCTCGACACGATCGGCTTCGCGACCGAGTACGCCAGCGGGACCTACAGCCGCGGCGCGCGCGGCATCTACATCGAGGACGGCGCACCGCAATATGCGATCGATGAGTTCACCGTCGCCTCGACGTTTCAAGACATGCTGCAGAACGTCGACGGCATCGCTGGCGATCTGCGCTTCGACGGAACGATCGTCTCCCCGTCGTTCCGCATCGCCGAGATGACGATCAGCGGAACCTAG
- a CDS encoding serine hydrolase — protein MMHRTVAALALFAALAAPAFAAPVPDEVTTDVATRIDRALQAATGEKKGLSPALSVAVVEHGDIVYARAFGVADLATKTAATPATRFPIASVTKMFTAVSVMQLVESGRVRLDAPLATYVPSAPHASEVTIRQLLTHTSGLWNYGDEAFNSGRVATPTTPSAILAAVAAHPLDFKPGTKFSYSNTGYVLLGLVVEAVAKVPLAAYEREHIFGPAQMHDTTVGTPPAGVPVARGYMDASGTPAPPYSLSWVYADGDIVSTATDLARFDVALMDGRLLKPATFAEMQSSAVDAAELGASVRYGLGVSLATSGGVTFVGHHGGVPGFEAENELIPSERYAIVVLSDAFDFPTPVANAAVLQQTLPSVLAQARAAQAAAAAAAEDPAVTAMLRAFVTGVQAGTVDRSTLDEPMNAALTPAALDQLKAQFAPLGTLRSLAFRAKQPVQVYVAYRYDATFSSGQTVPLTLVLDKNRKIAGFH, from the coding sequence ATGATGCACCGCACCGTTGCCGCTTTGGCACTCTTCGCCGCGCTGGCCGCGCCGGCGTTCGCCGCGCCCGTGCCGGACGAGGTTACAACCGACGTCGCGACGCGCATCGATCGTGCGCTGCAAGCGGCCACCGGCGAGAAGAAAGGGCTCTCGCCGGCGCTTTCGGTCGCCGTCGTCGAGCACGGCGACATCGTGTACGCGCGCGCGTTCGGCGTCGCCGATCTCGCGACGAAGACGGCCGCCACGCCGGCGACGCGCTTCCCGATCGCTTCGGTCACGAAGATGTTCACCGCGGTCTCGGTGATGCAGCTCGTCGAGTCGGGGCGCGTCCGGCTCGACGCACCGCTCGCGACGTACGTGCCGAGCGCGCCGCACGCAAGCGAGGTGACGATTCGCCAACTGCTCACGCACACGTCGGGCCTCTGGAACTACGGCGACGAGGCGTTCAACAGCGGGCGCGTCGCGACGCCGACGACGCCGAGCGCGATCCTCGCCGCGGTCGCGGCGCACCCGCTCGATTTCAAGCCCGGAACGAAGTTCTCGTACAGCAACACGGGGTACGTGCTGCTCGGGCTCGTCGTCGAAGCCGTCGCAAAGGTGCCGCTCGCCGCGTACGAGCGCGAGCACATCTTCGGTCCGGCGCAAATGCACGACACGACGGTCGGTACGCCGCCGGCCGGTGTGCCGGTGGCGCGCGGCTACATGGACGCGAGCGGAACGCCGGCGCCTCCGTACTCGCTCTCATGGGTCTACGCCGACGGCGACATCGTCTCGACCGCCACAGACCTCGCGCGCTTCGACGTCGCCTTGATGGACGGCCGGCTGCTGAAACCAGCCACCTTCGCGGAGATGCAGTCGAGCGCGGTCGACGCCGCCGAACTCGGGGCAAGCGTACGGTACGGGCTCGGCGTATCGCTCGCCACGAGCGGCGGCGTGACGTTCGTCGGCCACCACGGCGGCGTCCCGGGCTTCGAAGCGGAGAACGAGCTGATTCCCAGCGAGCGCTACGCGATCGTCGTGCTCAGCGACGCGTTCGATTTTCCGACCCCGGTGGCGAACGCCGCGGTGCTGCAGCAGACGTTGCCGTCGGTTCTCGCGCAGGCGCGTGCGGCGCAAGCCGCAGCGGCGGCTGCAGCCGAAGATCCTGCCGTCACCGCGATGCTGCGTGCATTCGTGACCGGCGTCCAGGCTGGGACGGTCGATCGCTCGACGCTGGACGAGCCGATGAACGCCGCGCTCACGCCCGCCGCGCTGGACCAGTTGAAAGCGCAGTTCGCGCCGCTCGGTACGCTGCGCTCACTCGCCTTTCGCGCGAAACAGCCCGTGCAAGTCTACGTCGCCTACCGCTACGACGCTACGTTCTCGAGCGGTCAAACCGTTCCGTTGACGCTCGTGCTCGACAAGAACCGGAAGATCGCCGGTTTTCACTGA